DNA from Scheffersomyces stipitis CBS 6054 chromosome 1, whole genome shotgun sequence:
GGGCGAAGTGAGAACATCGTCCaaattattgttgttggattcAGTCTGTTTGGGCGTTCTCCATGTCGGAGGATTTAGACTTGCAACAGAGGACGTCATATTTTGTAGTAGAAATGTGTGGAAAAAGTAAGTTGAATATAATGAATGATTGATATTGAATGTTATGAGTTAATCTTCAATGTGATAGTTAAGACTTGGTCGACAATATGATGTTTAAGAATGCTTTTTGATTGTGATATGTAAAACCTATTCGTGAATGAAGCTTATGTGGCTATCAGGCCTAATTGTAGCAAGACTCTGGCGATGAGATAAAGTTTTGGATCTTCAAGCTTTTAGGTTCTTAATATGAAGTCTGGAATTCGACTCTTGATACGAGGTATTGAAACTTGAATTACGATATCCGATTTTATACTAATATGGGATACTCAATGTGTCTCTTAATTTAACGCACTTCTGAGTCTATGCGATGAGATCTACCACTCTCTTCTCAACAACTAGTCGGCAAATCTTACAAGTATCTTCCTACTCGTTGAAAGTCGATATGGTAATGAGTCACGATCGCAAAACCCTGCTGTCGTCTATCACAACGTCGGTGTCGATGTTTGACCTGAGAAATGTGAGGCTCTCTGCTGCTGATTGCTGTTGCTAGAGAAACCTACGGATAGCCGGATAAACTAATATATTGTGGTTTCTTCAACGTGCTGGGAAGCGCTTTCAATTGTGTGTCGAGACTGTAAACTGTGACAGAATACGAGACAGTCGTATCCGTAATCTTCTCCTCAAGACACGATAACACAGTCCGTGTTATCTTGTGGGCTAGACGCTATCAACAGTGAACAATTAGAATGTCACACCACTTTGCAAACCTACAACAAGTATCAAGCACCAATTGTCACAATTGTCTTTCGCAATTTCCAACTGCCTAGACCAAAATATCAACTAAGATCGTCTATCACCACAAAAAAATAGCTTACCTTACTTTCGACAAAATCCCGATAACAACCACCTCATACTGAACAGTGGAGAATTCGAGGAGCAGGGAGGAGAAGGGACTGCACACAAATAGATCGTTCTCGTAATTCAGCGACTGCAGATGGAGCCAACACAATCAAGAATCGATGGAAGCAAGCTGCTGTGGATAGGGCGGTAGATGTGATacagagaagaaaaaaacTGGTAAATAACGGCTATGATGCTGATAAGTGGCCTTACAAATTTGGAGGGTTTGGCCGTCTTTTTAACGGCCCTCTTCTGGTATCTCGTTTCTCTCGCCCACCGGAAAAATATAGTCCATCTCGCATATAGCGCAGACTATATCACATGACTTCATCCAGTCACTGGAAGATGCATTTTCGGGGACGGTTCCGAAGATCCGTGCTGCAGTAGTGTGGATCCTGTAGATCTTGCATGGATCTGGGCGGGGGCTGCTGGTTGTAGAGCTCAGCGCATATGGGATAGATAAACTgtaatggttgcaaaatgacAGATCACAGAGAGAAAAGCGCAAGCAATGGAAAGAGCAAATAATACGGAAACAATCCTGGTTTATTGGATACTTTTGAATTCCATTTGGTGATAGAAATCTAGAGTACTTCCCAAGAGATCTTCTACCATTAACTCACTTCGAATGAGTTTCTTAGAAAAATAGCTCTATACTAAGATCGTGTGCTAAATTCTTAGCATCACACTATcacaaaagaaagaacaattgtgcatttgaattgaaggaaacGAACAGCTCGATATTCTATTCGAGCCCTGCTTTAGACAATCTACACTACTTTACGCCTTATATCCGTTCAACCTGGTCTCGTGTCTCTATCATTATGTACATATCTATATATTTGGACTCAACATGTCGGCCTTGACCAAAGCATGGATCTAAAGAAAAGTTAGTAAATCTGTCGACTCTCTCATTAATAATAATTATACGTACGTCTTGTATCGAGGCATTGATGAACTGTCTCACTTCTAACACCAACCACACCTTGACCATGCTCAACGAGTtctcgttcttcaacaagtctcGTCCCTCCTTCAGCACTCCCAAGCGTCTCAACACTGGCAATGCACTATTTACAGTTAGTATTAGTTAAAGATGTTAAAGATGAATGCCGAAAATGATTCCTGCTAGGTGAAGAAGCAGGTTAGATGAAAAACATGGAAAATTCATTCTCGGTGGGAAATCCAATCAAAAGCGCGTATACGAACCTTGCAAACAAATCCAATTCTGGATCCAattgtcttccaagtccTTCTAGTAATAAAATAGCCACTATAACCGTTACAAAGTCACCCTCCATTCTGACATGATGGTTACGAACCATTCCCAATACCTGGTCCAACAAGTCTCCAATACTGATATTACCCAAGGTAAATGTTCTTTCCTTCATTCTGTCTACCAACTTCTCCACCTTGATGGCAAAAATCTCCTTGTTGATGGCCGTTTCGGGAGTTCGCGATCTTTCTACCATCAACTCTCCAGCCTTATACCCATCAAACTCAGATAGGGCTTTAAAAAGGTCTATAAAATTTACTCTATCAGTGTGATTCAACTCTGTGATCAACCCTACATCGAGGAAACATATCTCTGCATGGTATCCCTCTTCATACAACTCGCTCAATTTGGCACACCACGCATCTGAGTCGTCTCCCAACTTCATTAATTCGTTAGTTATTCTGTTCGTTTCTGTTTCGTTACTCGACTTAACGATCTTGTACTCCCTCTCGTGCTTGAAAAGTTCATTCTTATAGAACCGCACCATCATATTTCCAGGGTGCAAATCAGCATGAACAAAATTGTCAAGAATtaacattttcaagaacgCATCTAGGCCCTTGTCACTGATTTCTTTCGATAGGTTCTTGCCGAAGTTGTCCAGCAACGAGAGCATTTTGCTCATCGGAATCGCATGAATGAACTCTTCCACCAAAACATCCCTGGTAGTGAATCCCAAGTACGGTTTGGGGAAGTGTATATCCAAACGGTGACGGAAGTTATGTCtgaacttggccaagttcaacCCTTCTATACGCAAATCCAATTGCAAACGCATCAACATCGAGAACTGCTCTACTTCATCCGGAAGAGAGAGCCACTCCATCGTCGGAATGACGTTGATGACGGTCGCAAAGAATTTCATAATCTTCAAGTCTCGATTGATCTTGGTTTCTACATTTGGGTGCAACACCTTGATGGCAACATACTGGTTAGAAGTCAATGGATCGTTGTGTTCTGTGACTAGGATCCTATCCAAAAATGGCTCATCCTGCaaaagatcttcttcttgctggAGGTGGCTTTCCCAGTCGGTGGTCTTTCTGACTTTGGACAAAGCTTTGTCAGACAACTTTCCAATATATACCTGGGCGATTGCACCAACTCCCAACGGTTTTTCAAAGAACGCATCGAAGATCTCTTCAAACGGCAAATTGTCAAAACTGCCACTGATGATCCTCTTTGTCAGCTCCAAGGAATGCGGTGTTCCATCGGAGTGCAACTGCCCAAGCTCATCGCACATCTCCTTCGGAAATATGTCTGTACGGGAAGCAGCCCACTGGCCCAACTTCACAAAGGAAGCACCAGCCACTTCCGCAGACCATCTCAAATACGCAAACCAGATCTGCGCACCCGAGCGAACCGTTTTACCGGTCCGGAGATCTCGTCTTCCAAACCAACAGAGAGGAGAAGCAACAAGCACAGGAAGAAATATCAACGACAATTCAACAAAGCGAGCTACCGACACAAGCGGATCGATGACATAATCCTCTATAGTATATTTAACATAATAAATTATTCTAACAGCGACATTGTCATGGTTCAATCGTTGTGACCTGTGCTGTTCCAATCGAtcatgttcttctttctgcGAGGACTGGTAGAGTCCCAACTCGTAGGTTTCAGCTCCAGGATTCGGTAACAACTCATGGACTGAGGTTTCAATTGCCTGGACATCGTTGCTGATCCCTCTGTAGTAGAAATTGGCTGTCAAACATGAACCAACTCCTACTAACAATACTTTCACGATCAGCTTGCCacctgaaaaattgctGGTTTTCACCGAATGGGACACCAAGGACCTCAAAGGCATGATCCTTATAGTAGAAATAGTAGAAACACCACTACTTCGTAGTATTCCTCTTCCAAAAGGTAGTCTGGAAGCTCGGAACATGCTGAAAGTTGCGGTTCCCATGCTACGTTTCTAGATTCGATTCTAGGTTCTGTTGTTAGATCTAGATGAGTCTAGAATGTCGGAAAGGGCCCCTTAAATGAACGAGTGCAAAAGCAGAATGAAGTGAACGAACCTGAATGTTTTCACCTGTAAGTTGAAACTAACAATTGTTGtgtgaagaaaaggattGATACTAAATGTACAACCAACAGGTTTGACTGTGAAATATTGCTCTTCGAAAATCCGACCCATAAACTGAGCGCGCAAAGCGGCCGGATTGTCCGGATTATAAGAACTTAGTTAACAATATACACGTGACTCATATAGTCCAATTGCCTACTACTTTGCTAATATCCCGTTTATTCTCATGAATTCCTGTGAATTCTCTATATATCATCTGTAGGTTTACTGGACAGTCTAACCATCGTACTTTTGAGATGCTCCCGTAATAGTGAGCACCAGATAACGATATTAGACACTCCTTTTGCGTTGGAAGTAGGGCCCTTACGACTGACTATACCATCATGAGCATTCCAGCAGTCCAAATATACTGGCACCTTGATCCAATCGAGCCGATTTAACGAGTCAATGATAAACTTCTTATCAGGACCCATTTCTAACTTTGTCTTGCTGTTGAAAAGCGGAAATTTCTCTACATCCTTAACCTTCAAGGTAGCTAGATGTAACCTGGCAGCTTCGTCGTTCAATTCTAGACTCACAGATACCAAcctcttcttgttcttgtctgAAACAAGctcatcttcgtcttctgcTACGTAAACATCAACGATATCTCCACTAACAGGAGAACCATTGGCCGAGTTCTCGGTGATAGTGTTGTTAGAGTTCTCACTATCGccttcttcgtcttccttgATATCCCCATTTTTTCCTACAAACCTTTCTTCCGCATACATGATGTTTTCCATGGCATTGCCGGTGATCAGCGAGGTATCTCCCTTAAAAGACTCCTGGTGAATCAACTGTGCTCGTCTCTTACGTTGCTCCGTACCAATCTGAACATCTATAGGATCTACAGGCGAGTTACCGTACACGGTGTCTTTGAGCGTGTTCCAATGCTTTTCAACTTCCGGTAACGACAAGAACCGGACCTTGATCAGACTGTAGACAGAAACGTACAAACTGGTGATCAACACTAAGGGGATCCAGAAGGGCAAGAAGAACGCTGCCAACGCTGCGACAGCGAGAATCTTGGCAACCTTattcttctggagaaaaGTCATAGCCTCCTGCTTATTTCCCTCAAAAGTCTTGATATCTTGAGGTGAAAGCTGATGCGTTCTTGTCAAATCGACGAATTTCGGTCTGACATGAACGTCTCCCACCAGCAAATGGggcaagttcttcaagtatttgattttgacaACCTTCCAGTCGTCAAAGGGCGAGTACTCGGTGATGtaagaagtgaaaaaggCTACGGTACGATCATTTTTTACGTTGGCTAGGAGAATATGCTTCTCGAATTTTGCCAATCCGAGATAGAACTTTTTGTTTGGATCAGCCATTTCACGGAGAGCTTTATCGGTATCGGCTACAAACATTTGGCGACCCGAAGGTCCAAAAAGGTATGGACCCACAGCGTTGGCTGTGTTGTCAAAGATGTTGTTAGCAAAGAACTCTATACCAACATGAGGAGTAGCGTAAGtcgaaaagaagatagGCTTGACAGTTGCAAAGAAGTCCATTTCCTCCAAAAGTCCAATCAAGTACCGCGAAATAAGTCCGCCAAGCGAATAGCCTACAAATGAAATCTTAGTGACATTGTAgttgttcttctgcttGAGAGTCTCAATCTCGTAGAAAATCTCGGAGATCACCAGTCGGGCATTTCTTTCAAGCCCATCATATGTTTTCCAGAACCGAAAACTCGACGGCTTCAAAGTGACGACTTTCTCCGCCGAAACCAGCGGCAACATGTCTTTAACCAACCTTTCGATGGTCAACATGTGATTTGGACTGCCCCATAATCCGTGAACTAGCACAAAAAGATGTGCACTCTGCTCCTCCTTGGGCGGAGTTACACGAAGTGTAGAAGACGACAGCAGCATCTAAAGGACAGAAGCAACCGCAAGGATAGCAACccgaaaagaagagaagaaggaaaagagaagaaaaaaagtgaaactgaagaataAAGCAAAAATTTGTGGAGATAACGGAGAGCATTTTCATATGTATGCATGGAGTCGGAAACTGGACAAGCAGCATGAAACGGTATAAGTCATGTGATCCCATGAAAAAGCGGGTGCGAAATTTAGCTGGAGAGCCCAGATTCTGTGAGTACTGGAGAAGGCATGTCTCTGTTCAAGAGATTGGTCATTGTAAGAATTCGATATCATTGTCGTATAGACCCTTGAGATCTCATCTCTATTCTGGAActtttttgaaaaatgtctTCATAAATTCTTTCTACTGAGAGCTGCTGGGACTCTTGTTCACCTTATATCTATCCGGGTAACccactgaaaaatcaaggtcaaatagaagaaattatCATTTTCTGAATACTTCATACTCTTTATCTCCAGATTTCTTGACATATATACCGCCTATTGAGCTGGTTCAAACTCTCCCGAATACTCCAAAACTACAAATATTACCATGGCActttttggttcttcttctagcGCTGCTCCTGCTCCAGCCTCCAAATCTCTCAAGCAAGAGATACAAGACCAGATTTCCCAGGAATTGGCTGTAGCCAATGCCACCGAGTTAGTCAGCAAGATCACAGAGAACTgctttgaaaaatgtatCAGTCAACCAGGAACTTCTTTGAATGGTCAGGAAGATTTCTGTGTCAATCAATGTTTGGAGAAGTATATGAGATCGTGGAACGTGATCTCCAGAGCTTACATCACCAGAATTCAACAGTCGTCCAGCGAGAAGTAAATTGGATATACTTCAAGcgttgaaattgaaaagcaAGAGCTCACAAGAGAATTATTTCGATTATCGGAAAGCTCGTCAGTTTCTTGAGTCACTGAAGCTATGTTGATGAAGCTATCAAGTAAAGTCATAGTCATTTTGTAAATAGTAGAGTTCTCCTAGGAGATATTATAGAGTACTGTAATGCAGGTCAAGGTAGAATGTACTAGAATTGTAAGATTATAGAAAGTATCGAGTGGATTAAATGAAAAACGAGAATAGAGAATCAGAATATAGCCAGGCTTGGAGATTCCATGTTCGAATCTACTTGGTTTtattttctcttctttgcaaTCGCTGTCAAAAAAGTGAAACATGAAGACATTTCAAtggaagaacaagataAGGAACAAATATCCACCAGAATGGCACTGTTTCTAGATTTCACCAATCCAGCAGTatatgggtgcaaaaaacAGAGACCCGCACAGTTTTGCCAGAAATATACGAAAAAAAAACCAGtttacaatttcaaaaagaaacCGAACTTAACGAGACCACTTATGAAAACAATCTAGACAATTAACTTCTAAATCTACAGCAGGCAATTCATTtacaacttcttttatTACCTTCATTACAAAGATAGCCTTGTTATACCATTATATGTGCAGTACAAAGTCGTGCACATACCACGACAATAGTGGcgatttcaagaagttcagaaaCTACTAGGCTAAAGCGACGCTTCTTTCAGAGTTCAACAGGAAAGAcatcagaagaaagtcaaTTGAAGCTAAAATAGTGCTGAACTGTAGAAagcaagttgaagaatctaGACCAATACCgagaatttgaaatttcacaAGAATTGAGATTAGAATATAACATTCAATTTGATAAAGCAAGAATTGTGTAACGGAGAAGATAGAAAGATAACCATTTTGATTTCACTATAAACACCAATTTTACAGTTATTTCAGTCAATTTCGTTATTTAATCATTTCCTTATAGTTTCAATTTATCGTTACCATcattttttgattttcatattttacATTGAATTCAAAGTAATCTTATCCATTATATCCATAACAATATGAACGCTACTGTTGCTTCAGAATACTCATCGGAAATCCACTCCGTGCCCATTGAACATAGATTCAATCCATACTCCGATAATGGTGGTACCGTTTTGGGTATCGCCGGAGAAGACTTTGCTGTTTTGGCTGGAGACACCAGACAAGTAGAAGGGTATTCGATCCAGTCACGTTACCAGCCCAAGGTGTTCAATGTTGGGGACGACATTGTGATGACGGCCAACGGTTTTGCTGCCGATGGTGCTGCGTTAATTGACAGATTCAAGAACCAATTGCAATGGTATAAATTTGACCACGGCggaaagaagttgaatatcAAATCTGCTGCCAGATACATCCAGCATCTTCTTTACGGAAAGAGATTCTTTCCGTATTACGTTAGCACTTTGATAGCGGGACTCGACGAAGAAGGTAAGGGTGCTGTTTATTCGTACGACCCCGTAGGTTCTTATGAAAGAGAACAGTGTAGAGCTGGAGGAGCTGCTGCTTCGTTGATCATGCCCTTTTTAGATAATCAGGTTAACTTCAAGAACCAGTATGAACCTGGAAGTGATggcaagaaaaagagagaatTGAGATACTTGACGTTGGACGAAGTGTTGGAGTTGGTGCGCGAtgccttttcttcagccACAGAAAGACATATCCAAGTAGGTGATGGATTAGAGATCTTGATTGTCACTAAGGAAGGTGTGAGAACAGAGTACTTTGACTTGAAGAGAGATTAAGCTACATGTAGattctatatatataacGTTTATAGAATATCTATACAACGAATAGTGTACACATGGATTGTAAGTAAGATTGGAgatgatcttcaagatgaaaatgtagaaaGTTTGAATGGAAGTAGTGAATGGTAATGAAATGCAAAATTGAATATTAAGTCTTCTTATACATAGTCAGAATAGTCATGATTGTCTGTAATGAATACGAAATATCTCGTTTTGTCTCTCATAGACAGAATAGTCAGAATGTGCTTCATGGTAGAATATCCTTCAAGACATAATAGTCGGGAACTCTatgaaattttgaaaaaattaCAAATTTCTACTATTGTATAGTCAGATTGtctcattttcattatGATCTTTTCCACATCAAACAGGCAACTCGAACTTCTTGCCCTTCAACACCTTGGTGTAGTagatatagaagaagtctGAGTAGACGGCCGTCTGGACCAAACCAGCAATAACTGAAATGTAATCAAAATGGCCCTCTACAAAGTAACGGTACACCCAGTTGGGGATGTACAACACACGGTAGATACCCAAGGCAAAGATGTAATGAACGGTAATGTTTTCTGCTTCGCCTGTTCTTTGCAAGATGAACAACTGCGGAAGAATGGCTACGGACTCGAGCCAGATGGAAAAGGACCATACCACTTCCAAGATGGTGTACTTGTGagtcaagatcaaagaagtCACAAAGGCTCCTCCGGTAAGGTAGCGCACCTGGAAGGTGTCGAGGTGTTCTTGGGCTGTTCTCTGGTATTTGTGGGTCAAGACGTAGACGGTGTATATAGAAGAGCCGATGAAAAACACCTTGAGAAGTGAGTTGTACAAGGAgtagaacttgaagaacaagttgagGTACCGAGTCAAGTAGACCACTACGTAGAGAGCCTGGGTCTTGAGGGAGAGGCCTCGGATAGACTGATTCCTTTCGATGGcatacaacaagatgaagatggagGCCAAGTGCGAGAGATCGccaaagaaggagaagataTTCATGATTGGGATTAATCCGGAGTGGAGTGGAAGTCAAGTAATGAAAAGAGTataaagtgaaaaattcagaagtTGACATGTATCGAATTGTAAATAGTGCGGATGTGCCACGTAGTGCATGTAGGTAAAGTGTGGGTGTTCAGAAAGTAGAACGGTTAAGGATGGGGCGTACTGTCAAGTATGAGAAGGTGACGAGGCGTAGGGCTAAGTGGGCAATGTTGGATATGGGCAAAAAGTGTAAGAATTGGGTGCTTGAGCAAGTGTGTATTAGTGTCTGAATTCTTGATGGAAAGTGTCTGGTAGTGTCTGAATGAGAGTTAAGTATGAGTGAGAATTGGTTAGTCTGGGGTTTGCTGAGAATGAGATTTGCTAAGAATGAGATTTGCTAAGAATGAGATTTGCGAAGTATGAGATTTGCTGAGAATCAGTGCCACGTAAGAGTGTCAACCAAGGAGATTCTTTAAGTACATTCGTAGAAGGTACAATTATAGAAGGAGAGGGAGTAAATCATGGAAAATGTCAAATATGCCCTGAAGTTCTTCTGCTATATACCAGGTATAGATATCTATATACATTGTAGCATTACAACTCTACCTCTCTCAAGAGCTGTCTATACTGCTCCTCTTCATCCTCTCCATTTCGATTATCCTGTCTCACGTTGAATCCTGGCTTGTAGTGCAAGTTTCCGTCGTACTCCGTAGACTCTTCCCTGGACTCTACCATCTTCTCAACAGACTCAAACCATTTTCCATGTTCTTCAGAATCTATATTGTCTATGAAGCTGTCCAAGGTTTTTTCACTCAATATCCCATGCATTACTTGGTTCTGGTCATAAACTCCATAAGCTTTGACTCTACCGTCTCCCTTGAAATAGACTATAGATGGGAAGTTGCTGATCTTTAGTCCAGCTATTACATCACTGGCTGCTTGGGATCCAGCATCTACAagagagaattgaatgttACGTTCATCGCTAGACATTCTATCGGCCAATTGCTGATAGAAATGAGCAGGATATTGGTAGTTGATCCAGTCGTCCATATATGGCATAGTGAAAACCACCAACGTATCCTTCTTCAGCTGTTTGACATGGTCATCAAAGCTAGCATTATCCAAGTATTTGACTTTGGAGACAAAGTTCTTATAGTTGGGCTTTGCGTCTGGCACTTTTTCCTTGACAAACTCAAGTAATGAGAGAAtatctctttttcttttcgtGTATGTGAATATTTCCATAGTCTTGAAGTCCAAAAGCTTCAAGGTCGGATACAGTTGAACCTTGAAAAGCTGGTTCAATCTGGGGTTGACCTTCCCATTCGTCTTGATAACCTGAATAATACTGTTCTCGCCTTCCCCAGAGTCACTAGCGTTATTGAATAGTACGCTCAAGTTCTCAAAGTCCGGATTGAACTTATCACAGTACTGACACGCATCTCTATAGAAGTAAATTAGAGAATATCTGGCTCGCTTTAGATTATCTTCAATGGCTGAATCGCCGAATTCACGAATATGCTGATTTAGGCCTTTTGATCCAGTGCTGGCGACTGCAAGCACCGCCCGGATCAAGAGGATGACTCGAAACAACGCCCACACTTGCATTATAGTAATCTTCAATCTAGATACAAGAATTGGATGATTTTgcaagtgaaaaattccttATGTATGGtgatgaaaaagataaaAATTCTTGTAGACAACCTGCAAAATGTAAAAACTGCAAAATTTCCGTTTTGGGCCGTGCAGCCAGTCGCAGAAAATATTTTTGGGCCGTATAGCCAGCAAGTTTTTTTTGCAGCCCGATTTAACAGGCTGGTGCGCACATCTAATTTGGACTAAATCAGCCTAACTGGGCTGGATCGAGATTGCGGATAACTGACCCTAAGCTGGCAGTCTTGCGACAATCCAGTACTATTTGCCAGCAATGTGACGTACGGCGCCCTCGCTTAAACTGCGTAGTCCATTATTGGATAGGCTGCAGCCATGCTACAATACGTTGCCGAGTAGTATAAAGATAGAAGGAAATGTCTGAAATTTATCATTCTTGTActttcatttcttgtttttctcttcaaatATACCTTATACAAATACACAATGCATATCCACAATACTATGAAAGGGTTAATAAGTGCCCTTACTCTTGCTACTGCAGTCTCggctgcttcttcaagcttCCCAACAATAAGAGTCACAACAGTATCTACTGTAGAGTGTTCCTCCTGTTTGGTGTCCCTGGCTACTTTATACCAAAACTCTACTACAAACGCAGGAACCACTCTGACTACCTTACAAGGACTTGGAGGTATTGCgccagcagcagcttcagaaGACCCAGTTTCATCTGATCCAACTACTCTGGTAGATCCAGTGTCTTCAGAAGCTCCAGTTTCGTCTGATccagtttcttctgatccagtttcttcttccgaCCCAACTACTTCTGCTgatccaacttcttctgatcCAGTATCGTCTGATCCAATTTCATCTATCGACCCAGTCTCTTCCGACCCAGTTTCTTCCGACCCAGTTTCTTCCGACCCAGTTTCTTCCGACCCAGTTAGCTCAGATCCAAGTACTTCTAGTTCAGTTACTTCCTCCGACCCAGTctcatcctcttcttcaaaggtCAAGTCTACTATTTATGCTTACGAGACcgaagtagaagatgttGCTTTCGAAGTTACCAGGACTATCTGCCCTGACGATAACGAGTGCTATGTAACTACCGACTTGGAGTCTTCGACTACTTACACTACCACAGTTGATGGTATCTTGACAGTTATTACCACCGGAATTCCAGTGACCAAATCTGAAGGTACTACCACTGTCGATGGCGTTGAAACCATTTTCACCACCTACTGCCCATTGACTGAAACCACCCTGTCTTCTAAAGAGGCTGTATCAACTGAATCAACTACTACTGCCCCAGAGTCGTCTGCTGCCCCAGTAGAAGATGTCACTGAGACTGAGATCAACACTACCGTTATTACCATCACTTCCTGTAGCCACAATGCTTGCAAAAAGATTACCAAGACTACTGGTGTAACTACTGTCACCGAACCTAATACCATCTACACTACATACTGCCCATTGTCTTCTGAATCTATTGAGACTAGCTCTATTGAGACTTCAGTAGAGTCTACAATTTCAGAGACTACAACTTCTGCTACCCCAGAGCCTTCGACTTCTGTTGCAACAGAGTCCACAATTGTTTCAGTGGCTTCGACTTCTGAAACTCCAGTGGCCGAATCCACAGTTTCAGTTGCTTCACAGCCTGCATCATCAGAGGCCGTTTCTTCGGAGACTCCAGTACCAACGTCGTCTATTAAGACTACTCCTCTTTCGACTATTAACGttatcaccaacaacattATCACAGAAACTGCTTCTCCAGTTACTTCGTCTGAAATCCAGCCTAGCTACTCAGCAGAACCATCTATAAATCTCTTCACATATGAAGGTGCTGCTGTATCAAGCATTAGGAACACTGGATTCCTCAGTATATTTGTTGCTTTGGCTCTTGCTGTCATATAGCATTCTTGAGCAGAGAGCCCCTTCTTCTATTCATAGCATTAgatatttcaattctcgATTGGTCTTGTCGGGACCCTAGGGGAGATTTCGAATACTTCACACTCCCAATATCCAGCATCCGACTATATAGTATTATTTACGCTGGTCCAAAGGACTATTCTTAGAACCACAAACAAATGTAGAGTGTTGTCTTCTGCGTAGGTCAGAGAGAATACAGGTAAGAGGAGATTGTGGAAGTagttttcgcagccaatACAATATAATTGAGTCCATTCAAACAACACTTGAGAAGTAAACGAAAAGTGTCACGTACAAAGAC
Protein-coding regions in this window:
- the HWP1 gene encoding hyphal wall protein (putative) (hyphal wall protein similar to FLO1); translation: MHIHNTMKGLISALTLATAVSAASSSFPTIRVTTVSTVECSSCLVSSATLYQNSTTNAGTTSTTLQGLGGIAPAAASEDPVSSDPTTSVDPVSSEAPVSSDPVSSDPVSSSDPTTSADPTSSDPVSSDPISSIDPVSSDPVSSDPVSSDPVSSDPVSSDPSTSSSVTSSDPVSSSSSKVKSTIYAYETEVEDVAFEVTRTICPDDNECYVTTDLESSTTYTTTVDGILTVITTGIPVTKSEGTTTVDGVETIFTTYCPLTETTSSSKEAVSTESTTTAPESSAAPVEDVTETEINTTVITITSCSHNACKKITKTTGVTTVTEPNTIYTTYCPLSSESIETSSIETSVESTISETTTSATPEPSTSVATESTIVSVASTSETPVAESTVSVASQPASSEAVSSETPVPTSSIKTTPLSTINVITNNIITETASPVTSSEIQPSYSAEPSINLFTYEGAAVSSIRNTGFLSIFVALALAVI